CTAATGGTGCGGAACTACTCTCCGGCTCGGTAGATAGGCCCCATTGGTACGACGATGACGATAACGACATTATAAACATTACAAATTCTACATTTAAACAAAATAGTAAAATAGATGCCAAAATGGGAGATGATAAGATAAATATCGGTGCTGGAGCAGTAATAGATAACTCAAACGTTATAGCCGGATACGGTAGCGATACTATAAATATTAATGCGGGTTCTAAAGTGGTAAACGGCAGCAAGATTTATTCTGGACTAGATCATTCATACGGTGATACCAACGATATAGATACCATAAATATAAACGGTGGCGAGGTTACAGACTCTGAAATTTATACTTCTCGTAGTAAAACGATAACGAATATAAAAGACGGAACACTCACAAACCTAAAATTTTACGGCGGCTCAGGAACAGATGAGATAAATATAAGTGGGGGGATAATTAAAAAATCTGAAATAACCGGCGGTGACGGAGACGATGAGATAAATATAAACGGCGGAAATTTTACCGAAACTAAGATAAGTACCGGAAGAGGAACGTATAGTGGAGACGGAGACGTCGTAAATATCGCCGGAGGTACGTTTAGTAAAACTACCGTAGAATTACAAGGAACAAAAAATACCGTAAATATAAATTCCGGAGCGGTATTTGGCGATCAATCGGACGCTATAGCCAATAGACAGTATCAAACCAAAATAGTAAACGGTAACGGCGAAGATCACGTAAATGTAAATGCCGGAGCTATTGTTAAAAACGCGACATTCGATCTTAACGGAGGTAGTGATACTATAACCGTAGCATCGGGCGCTACCGTAGAACATTCTCAGCTTATAACTGGAGACGATGTCGATACGCTAAACATAAACGGCACCGTTAGCGGAGATACGCATGTGGATTTAGGATACGGTGCGGATGTCTTAAATATGGGAAACGGCGCCATCGTATCGGATTCTGATATCCATATGGACGACGGCAGCCAAGGATACAATGATACTGTAAATATCGCAAACAACGTTACTCTTAAAGACCGGGCGGATATCAAAGGTGGCGGTGGAGCCGATACTATTACTGCGGGCGACAACCTAACGCTTACTAATAACGCTGGCATACACGGCGACTGGGGAAATAACGGAAGTGCTGGAACTGGTAGCAACGATGACGGTGATATAATTACAATAGGTAAAAATTTAAATATGAGCGGCGGTTCTATGATAAGTGGCGGCGGCGGAGATGATATTATCTCTATCGGTAAAAATGCAAGTATTCAAGACACTTCTACTATCGACGGCGGAGCCGGATTTGATACATTAAAAGTAGCTGATAATAGCATAGACTTTAGCCATGTTAAAAATATCGAAAAACTAGATATGACTAATGGAGAAAAGACAACCTTAACTCTTACAGCTAGCAATGTTCAAGATATATTACGTGATAGTAACGAGAATAAGCTAAAAATAGATGGTGATAGTAACGATGAGCTTACTCTTGGAAGTAGCTGGACTAAAGGTGCTAGTTCTGGTGGTTATACTACTTATACTAGTGGTACAACTACAATCGAAGTTCAAGATCAAATACACGTACTTTAATATCTAGACTTTTAATCCCAGAGGAAATTCCTTTGGGATATTCTTTCTTATCATTAAATTTTTATAATTATTTGTCTTTCTAATTAGTACTAAACCCACAAATTTTTAGCTATTTAAGAGTAGTTAGCATATAACAAATCAGCAAGTTCGGATAGACAAGTAAAGGCTGAAAATGGATTAAAATTTAGCGGCAAATGTAGATAAATTTACCGCCGTAAGGATAAATTATTTTCCAGTTGGGTCTAAGCCGTTTAAGATGTAATTTACTTCATCATCGCTTAGCTCGTAGTGTAAAAATTCTTTATAAAATTTCTTTGTCTCAGCTGCTATATCTATATCTTTAAAAATTTCAGGGTGCAAAGTCTTAGCCGCCCATAAAATTTGCAATGCCCCCTCGGCGCCGTATCTATCCCAGCTAAAAACGCCAGTTGGATTTACGTAAACTCTTTTCTTTTTTACAGCGTTAGTGTCTGCGTAGATAGGGTTTTCATATATCTTTTTTAAAATTTCGGGAGCTTTGGCTCTGCCTATGATGATGACATCAGGGTTCATATTTGGTATCTCTTCAGCATTGATTTCAAGCATATTTCCGGCTTTTTGAACCGCATTTTGGCCGCCTGCGACCCTTATCCACTCGTCTATGATCGTATTTGCGCCGTCAACCTTGAATAAATTTTTGCCGTCGGCTATGTGAAGTACTTTTGGTTTATTGTATGATGGCGCGATCTTACCTATTTCGTTTTGCACTCTTTTAAGGTTGCCGTCAAAATATTCGTTAAATTTCTCCGCGATCTTCGGCACGTCGCCTCCTATGACCTCGGCCATGATAGATACGCTTTTTTCATATCCGCATGATTGGTAAATGACGGATAAAGCACGGTAAAGCCGTTTTTGGTTAGCTCTTCTTTGTTCTTTTTATCGGCGGCTATGACGACGTCTGGGCTTAGTTTGATTAGCTCTTCTACTTGTAAATCTTTGCCGTTTATGCCGTTTGGAATGCTTGAAATTCTAGGATAAACGTGCGCAAACCATTTGTTGTTTTTGATTAGATCGGTGGTCGCTACTATCTTGTCCGTGCCGCCTAGCATTAATATGATTTGGTTATTCGCATACCAAAGCGTAGCGATCTTTTCTACTTTTGCGGGGACTTTTACGACGTCACCAGTGATGTCTTTGACATCTCTAAACTCAGCTGCATTAAGCAAAAGGCTTGCAAACAGCACCACTAAAGCCATGAAAAATTTTTTCATTTTTTCTCCTTATGTTAAATATATATTTTTATATATAAGTGCTAATCCTATATGCTATCGCCTTAATAAACAATATCTTTACAATATAAATTTTTAATTTAGAGCTTTAAAATTTATGAGCGAATGTGAATTTGTATCTATTATTGATAGATTAAATTTATAGCAAGGACTCCCCTTTTTGCACTGGGCAAAAAAGGGAGAAAAAGAGAGATTATTTCTCGAAAGCTTTTTGCAAGCTAAACGGAAACGCCTGATAGCCCATAGCATTTGTCATCTTTATCTCGATGCTTGGCTCTTTTGCACCCCACTCAAACTCATCGATGTGTGGGCTAGGAAGTCCTACTGGGCGACCTTTTGCGATATCAAACTGCATGCCAGCAACGGCTGAGTAGACCATCACGCTATCAAGGTCATCTTGATACTGCGTAAGGCTAGTAACCGAGCTATACCACTCTTTGCCACGCTCTTTGCCGTACTCCCAAATTTGCTCAACAGTCTTTTTCTTTTCATCTATCTTATAAACGACCGCGCGAGAGTATTTCATGCCAGCGATGGCTGGTTGCTCCATGCCCCTTGTATCGCCGTTATCAAAGACGCTTAGATAAATTTCGCCTTTTTTAGACTTGCTATCTATCCTAAATGCTGTGTGCTGCGTCCATTGCCAGTCAAAGCCACCTTTGTCGCTCTCGTATCCTGGGCATTTTGAGTACTCATCTTCGCAGACGATTTTATTGCCTTTGCTATCAACTGGCTGGAGGAGCTTGTCTTTAAATTTATCGCTCCAACCCTTGTGAGCGCCCATGATCCATTTTACTTGTTTATCACGGCCGATCTTGATGACTGCATCTTGGTGGCGGCTTGAGATGATGATACTATCATCGCTTGGGTCATAATCCACGCTATTTACGTGCGCCCAGTTACGTCCAGGTCCTGCGCCAACTATGTCACCCCATTTATCGTGTGTATCCATAGACTGAAGCTCATCAGAGCTTGCTGTGTGGCCTGCTTTTTTAGCGTCTATGTTTAAGCAAACTGCGCCTTGATCAAGCGTTTTTAGCACGATATCGCGGTAAGGATCGAGAATTTCATAAAGTCTAAAGTCATCAACTACGTTGCCGTCGCGATCAAGCTCAACGATCACGTCACGCACTGTTCTTACGTTTTTGCCATCAGCCCTTTTGTAGTCAGCATTTGCAACGCGTAAGAAGTAGTGTCCATTTTGTGCTACGTCCATCGAGTGAGAGAAGTCGTTGTAGCTAGCTGGTAGCTCGCGGTTGAAAATTTCTCTACCCATGATGTCGTATTTTGCGTATCTTTGGCCATATCCCCAAGTCATAGCGCCGTCGTCATTTTGTTTAAAGCCCATCATTACGCCAGCGTGAAATGGCTGTTTTAGATCATAAATTTTGCTTGGCTCAAGGTACCATCTAACCTCGCCTTTTGTATCAAGGATGAAGTTATTTGGGCTGTAGTTCCACTCGATCGCACCGCCAGCTGGGTTGTTCCAAACGACTTTTGTACCTTTGCCAGTTTTATTTACGAAGTTATTTACGTAGTAGAGGCGGTTTGCAAATTTAGCACTCGCAGGCTTAGTAACCTCGATCTTATCAAATAGTGCGCCTTTTTGATTTGGTGTGCCAGCGCTTTCTAGGTAGATGGCTGGAGCGTAAATTTTATAGCTCTCTTTTATGTGTTCAGTCTTGCCTTTGTAGCTCTTGTCGTACTCGACCTCAACGGTATTTTGATAGTCAGGATACATTCCAAAAACCGGGATGCCGCCATGTGTGCGAAGATGCTTATCAGCCACTTTGTAGCTTATCACCTGACCGCCTTGCTTTGGCACGATGGTTACTTTTGCATTGCTTAGTGTGTAGCCGCCATTTTTGATGACTGCTGTAAGTGGAGCAGTATCGTATGGATTTACCACTACTTCGCCGATAGCTCCTGTTATAGCGTAGTCAAGTTTAGCTCCACTTGGACCGCCTATCGCAAAAGTGCTAGAGCAAAGCACAGAGGCTAGTGCAACACAACTCAAAGTCTTTTTCATAACATCTCCTTTGGATAAATTTTATAAACTCTACTCATAAAGCTTATAAAATTTAGAAAAAGCCTTGGAACGCCCAAGGCTTAAAATAGGTAAAAGGAGTAATAAAAAATATTGCGTCCTTCGTAATTGTAATAAAACCTTATAACATAAAAATCACGATAAACTTTATAATGGCTTAAAATCTAAATTTATATTAAAAATTTTTGTCTTTTTGGGTCTTAAGCTAGCATTTACGCTTTAGCACTTATAATCAGCCCTAAACAATGGAGTAAAACTTATGACACTAACTTACAATGCAAAGAAAATTTATGAAATTTGGTTTGAATCAAAAAGTGAGCTTGAAGAGAGCAATGCTAGCTTTTTAGAGGATTATTTAAATTTTTTAGGCGATATTAGTGAAGTGATAAATATTGATGAAAAAACAAGACTTTCGGTTATCATCGCCTCTCTTTGCGTGAGTAAAGGTGCAAAAAGCTCATTTAAAAGCTTCGTTAGGGCCGCTTTAAATGTGGGCATATCAGCAAAAGAGATAAGAGAAATTTTATATCAAGCAGTGCCTTATGCTGGGCTTGGTAAGGTAGAAGATTATATATTTTTAGCTGATGAAATTTTTAATGAGCGCTACATAGAGCCTGAGAATATGCCTAAAAAATCAAGAGAAGGCAGAGAAGAACGAGGCCTTGAGATACAAAGAAAACTTTTTCCAGCGGTTGATAAATTTATCGCATCAATGCCAAATGATCAAAAACATATAATGGAGTTTTTATCGCAAAACTGCTTTGGCGATTTTTATGCAAGAGATGGGCTTAGCTTAGAGCTTAGGGAGCTTTTGACATTTGTCTATATCACGACTCTTGGCTTTGCAAAGCCACAGCTTTTAGGGCACATTGCTGCAAATTTTGGCATCGGCAACGATAGAGCTAAACTAATAAGCGTTGTTACAACACTTATACCATTTATAGGCTATCCAAGTGCTTTAAACGCATTATCAGCAATAAATGAGATAAGTTCTAGTAAAAATTAAATTTTTAATCAATGCGATATCTTATAAATTTCAGCCAAAATTTATTCTAGCGTTAAAAGTGCGGTTGAGCTTGGTTGTAGAATAACTCAAAATAAATCATCCAAAGGAGAATATTATGAGTTTTCTATCTAAATTTAGTAAGGCTATCTTTGCCGTTGCAGTTGCTGGTGCGATCAGTGCTAGTGCATTTAGCGAGGGCGAGGACTACGTCAAGCTTGAAAAGCCACTAAGCGCGGGACAAAATACGCTAGTTAAAATTTTTAGCTACGCTTGCCCATTTTGCTACAAATACGACAAGAGCGTCACTCCAAAGGTAGTTGAGAAAATCCCTGGACTAAAATACGAGCCATTTCACCTAAAGACAAAGGGCGAGTACGGTGAGGTTGCAAGCAAGGTCTTTGCTGTGCTTATCGTTATGGACGAGGCAAAGGGAGTGAGCTTGTTTGATGAAAATTCGCTATTTAAAAAGGCTAAATTTGCCTACTACAAGGCTTATCACGACAAAAAAGAGCGCTGGAGCGATGGCAAAGACGCTGAGGGCTTTTTAAAGACTGGACTTGAGGCTGCTGGCGTT
The Campylobacter concisus genome window above contains:
- a CDS encoding beta strand repeat-containing protein is translated as YRHTDGRDYLTPDDPTTPSAFQHKDGWYVSNDGKLAIGQDDASDLAVTDSSRLSNYANSIEGNTDLNVFGGDNRSGIIVDNTKANSVYSGVGGDGVKFLNNAEVKNTHTGTGVDTVNVEAGAEVKNSDINTGKGGDVVNIKGKLGNSTMIDTEDGDDTVNFAGETSGYAAISTGRGKDTFNIESGATFSKHLSVDTGEDDDTVNIKNGANLSWGSIKTGAGNDTVNIDGNMIGNPNHFNEISTGSGDDTININGHVSGESRIKAGEGNNTVYVRGTVDGKARIEAGDIDNEDKHSELYIESGATLSGGSSVSMGGGNDTIYIRQGSTVNGGATISAGYGNDTAYIDENLDTGNISMGGGVDTINFKKGITITRGVIDFGSGNDTVDIDGITFTNGAELLSGSVDRPHWYDDDDNDIINITNSTFKQNSKIDAKMGDDKINIGAGAVIDNSNVIAGYGSDTININAGSKVVNGSKIYSGLDHSYGDTNDIDTININGGEVTDSEIYTSRSKTITNIKDGTLTNLKFYGGSGTDEINISGGIIKKSEITGGDGDDEININGGNFTETKISTGRGTYSGDGDVVNIAGGTFSKTTVELQGTKNTVNINSGAVFGDQSDAIANRQYQTKIVNGNGEDHVNVNAGAIVKNATFDLNGGSDTITVASGATVEHSQLITGDDVDTLNINGTVSGDTHVDLGYGADVLNMGNGAIVSDSDIHMDDGSQGYNDTVNIANNVTLKDRADIKGGGGADTITAGDNLTLTNNAGIHGDWGNNGSAGTGSNDDGDIITIGKNLNMSGGSMISGGGGDDIISIGKNASIQDTSTIDGGAGFDTLKVADNSIDFSHVKNIEKLDMTNGEKTTLTLTASNVQDILRDSNENKLKIDGDSNDELTLGSSWTKGASSGGYTTYTSGTTTIEVQDQIHVL
- a CDS encoding aryl-sulfate sulfotransferase → MKKTLSCVALASVLCSSTFAIGGPSGAKLDYAITGAIGEVVVNPYDTAPLTAVIKNGGYTLSNAKVTIVPKQGGQVISYKVADKHLRTHGGIPVFGMYPDYQNTVEVEYDKSYKGKTEHIKESYKIYAPAIYLESAGTPNQKGALFDKIEVTKPASAKFANRLYYVNNFVNKTGKGTKVVWNNPAGGAIEWNYSPNNFILDTKGEVRWYLEPSKIYDLKQPFHAGVMMGFKQNDDGAMTWGYGQRYAKYDIMGREIFNRELPASYNDFSHSMDVAQNGHYFLRVANADYKRADGKNVRTVRDVIVELDRDGNVVDDFRLYEILDPYRDIVLKTLDQGAVCLNIDAKKAGHTASSDELQSMDTHDKWGDIVGAGPGRNWAHVNSVDYDPSDDSIIISSRHQDAVIKIGRDKQVKWIMGAHKGWSDKFKDKLLQPVDSKGNKIVCEDEYSKCPGYESDKGGFDWQWTQHTAFRIDSKSKKGEIYLSVFDNGDTRGMEQPAIAGMKYSRAVVYKIDEKKKTVEQIWEYGKERGKEWYSSVTSLTQYQDDLDSVMVYSAVAGMQFDIAKGRPVGLPSPHIDEFEWGAKEPSIEIKMTNAMGYQAFPFSLQKAFEK
- a CDS encoding carboxymuconolactone decarboxylase family protein, whose translation is MTLTYNAKKIYEIWFESKSELEESNASFLEDYLNFLGDISEVINIDEKTRLSVIIASLCVSKGAKSSFKSFVRAALNVGISAKEIREILYQAVPYAGLGKVEDYIFLADEIFNERYIEPENMPKKSREGREERGLEIQRKLFPAVDKFIASMPNDQKHIMEFLSQNCFGDFYARDGLSLELRELLTFVYITTLGFAKPQLLGHIAANFGIGNDRAKLISVVTTLIPFIGYPSALNALSAINEISSSKN
- a CDS encoding thiol:disulfide interchange protein DsbA/DsbL, which gives rise to MSFLSKFSKAIFAVAVAGAISASAFSEGEDYVKLEKPLSAGQNTLVKIFSYACPFCYKYDKSVTPKVVEKIPGLKYEPFHLKTKGEYGEVASKVFAVLIVMDEAKGVSLFDENSLFKKAKFAYYKAYHDKKERWSDGKDAEGFLKTGLEAAGVSKADYEKELANPKVTELLKKWDESYDVAKIQGVPAFVVNGKYLIMTKSISSLDGMAALIEELLKK